The Candidatus Nitrosocosmicus franklandus genome contains a region encoding:
- a CDS encoding antibiotic biosynthesis monooxygenase family protein has protein sequence MMIIVLGKFPAVYQGKEEEFEKWFNWSNQLLKGTPGLISRRLVKDRTGNYFAIVEFDSFDAFKAMHSSDVHKLIHKKASLLLNGMPKPEIFEVINTIS, from the coding sequence ATGATGATTATAGTATTAGGAAAATTTCCAGCAGTATATCAGGGTAAGGAAGAGGAATTTGAAAAATGGTTTAACTGGTCAAATCAACTCCTAAAAGGAACACCCGGATTAATTTCAAGAAGACTTGTAAAAGACAGAACCGGAAATTACTTTGCAATAGTCGAATTTGATTCCTTTGATGCCTTTAAGGCTATGCATTCTAGTGACGTACACAAATTGATTCATAAAAAAGCTTCTCTGTTATTGAACGGTATGCCTAAACCAGAAATCTTTGAGGTGATAAACACAATATCATGA
- a CDS encoding hemerythrin domain-containing protein — protein MSSTTNLKNDHITIRRVRNIAQKCSDNLYSNREVPLEHIEIISVIIEEFVDNFHHGKEEKAYFPETKGKDDFAEDIRKFLIEHELGRRIANMLRREIKVLKESRIKNRNKTLPNTDESKLKEPVARFLKSYAVFIDDHTGKEDKFFNLIEASKSLSLDEDKRLLEHYEVCKNQVGGEIRIQEMLKLIDYLEEQEWMK, from the coding sequence TTGAGTTCTACTACAAATCTAAAAAACGATCATATTACAATAAGAAGAGTAAGAAATATTGCACAAAAATGTTCAGATAATTTGTATTCAAATAGAGAAGTTCCCTTAGAGCATATTGAAATTATTTCTGTAATCATAGAAGAGTTTGTAGATAACTTTCATCACGGAAAGGAAGAAAAAGCCTACTTCCCCGAAACAAAGGGAAAAGATGATTTTGCAGAAGATATTCGCAAGTTTTTGATTGAACATGAGTTAGGAAGGAGGATAGCGAATATGCTAAGAAGAGAAATAAAGGTTTTAAAGGAAAGTCGTATTAAAAATCGAAACAAAACGTTACCAAACACTGATGAATCCAAACTAAAAGAGCCAGTAGCGAGGTTCCTAAAATCATATGCTGTTTTTATAGACGACCACACAGGGAAAGAGGATAAATTCTTTAATTTGATAGAAGCTAGCAAATCTCTATCCTTAGATGAGGATAAGCGGCTGCTAGAACACTATGAAGTATGCAAAAACCAGGTAGGTGGAGAAATAAGGATTCAGGAAATGCTTAAACTAATAGACTATTTAGAAGAACAAGAATGGATGAAATAA
- a CDS encoding CBS domain-containing protein, with the protein MGLESIGISEIANKNVKVIDQEQNIFDTSKVMMDNNIGSVVVVDNNESKNPVGIITERDIVRIVSTFSLADLEVPVRKLMSSPLITLSHNASVLDAMKLMYEQKIRRVIILGGNSLVGIVTEHDIFKFLMGNRELITTVMSEDFPIPQKEVYYDFSRFWFSNSFYK; encoded by the coding sequence ATGGGCTTAGAATCGATTGGTATATCAGAAATTGCTAATAAAAATGTAAAAGTAATCGATCAAGAACAAAACATTTTTGACACATCAAAAGTTATGATGGATAATAACATAGGTTCAGTAGTCGTAGTTGATAATAATGAGAGCAAAAATCCTGTAGGCATTATTACTGAACGGGATATAGTTAGGATAGTGAGCACATTTTCATTGGCCGACCTAGAAGTACCTGTCAGAAAACTCATGAGCTCTCCATTAATTACGCTCTCACATAATGCATCTGTTTTAGATGCAATGAAATTAATGTATGAGCAAAAGATAAGAAGGGTAATTATTCTAGGAGGAAACAGTCTTGTTGGTATAGTGACCGAACATGATATATTTAAATTCTTGATGGGTAATAGAGAATTAATTACTACTGTCATGTCTGAAGATTTTCCAATACCTCAAAAAGAGGTTTATTATGATTTCTCGCGTTTTTGGTTTAGTAATTCTTTTTATAAGTGA
- a CDS encoding 4Fe-4S dicluster domain-containing protein, with protein MPIDPEFPKNHKPVGKHLHSDTEHYHFVWGPGRSDAESSTNKVVQDAYKARGEEYVPLGIHGTMVAVDWDSCIADGACIEACPVQVFQWYRTENDVPASEMVNITSAGTGENHDREGRADYTDKSDPIREHDCIWCMACVSVCPPQAIKVDQSNLEYHERESGTFNEALSKGSTPPPHSH; from the coding sequence ATGCCAATAGATCCAGAGTTTCCAAAAAACCATAAACCAGTAGGTAAACATCTTCACTCCGATACCGAACATTATCATTTCGTCTGGGGGCCAGGAAGATCCGATGCAGAATCATCAACAAACAAAGTTGTACAAGATGCATACAAGGCTCGAGGAGAAGAATATGTTCCTTTGGGTATACATGGAACAATGGTAGCAGTAGATTGGGACTCTTGCATAGCAGATGGAGCTTGCATAGAGGCATGTCCGGTACAAGTGTTTCAATGGTATAGAACGGAAAATGATGTTCCTGCAAGCGAAATGGTGAATATAACTAGTGCTGGGACAGGTGAAAACCACGATAGAGAAGGTCGAGCAGATTATACTGACAAGTCGGATCCCATTAGAGAACATGATTGTATATGGTGTATGGCCTGTGTATCAGTCTGCCCTCCTCAAGCCATTAAAGTAGATCAATCAAATTTGGAGTACCATGAAAGAGAATCTGGCACTTTTAATGAAGCTTTGTCCAAAGGAAGTACCCCTCCTCCACATAGTCATTGA
- a CDS encoding cation:proton antiporter, which yields MLFPILIVEASIGQILQDFAVIMIVASAMTLAFYKLKQPMVIGFIVAGIVIGPYSPPFSLIHNLEVLNLFAEMGVILLLFTVGMEFPIQKLKEVGRKAIVIASSEAFGTLAIGFIVAQSLGLGFYDSLFVALAISVTSTVIIMRVLGELKMMKDESATLILGTTIIEDILIISLLAIFQSTGASGEFSLNEIIISVGITIGFIAGVLVVGSKIIPKLIDIVARTNQHDVLIVAAVGLAFTLAFVSFQLGISVAAGAFFAGVLVAESRSHAVTSVLANPVKDIFAALFFVSVGALMDFSLIPQFIVPALILIGVSIGAKFMTVYLAARLQKLSNLTSTRAALGCSSSGGEIALVVAKGGIDVGAANPIILPMIGTMTIITTFIAPYVIKYGWKFTQKITKVQNKEDERSSQVQPSSPDETSNKPP from the coding sequence ATGCTATTTCCTATTCTTATTGTGGAAGCATCAATAGGACAGATATTACAAGATTTTGCAGTTATAATGATTGTTGCCTCTGCAATGACTTTGGCTTTTTACAAGCTAAAGCAACCTATGGTTATAGGATTCATCGTTGCAGGCATCGTAATCGGTCCTTATAGTCCACCATTTAGTCTTATCCATAACCTAGAAGTACTCAACTTATTCGCAGAGATGGGAGTAATCCTCTTACTTTTTACTGTTGGAATGGAATTTCCTATTCAAAAATTAAAAGAAGTTGGAAGAAAGGCAATTGTAATAGCTTCAAGCGAAGCCTTTGGTACTTTAGCCATAGGTTTTATAGTTGCACAATCATTAGGATTAGGATTTTACGATAGTCTTTTTGTTGCTCTTGCTATATCAGTAACTAGCACTGTTATCATAATGAGAGTTCTTGGAGAACTCAAAATGATGAAAGACGAATCAGCTACATTGATCCTGGGTACAACAATAATCGAAGATATCCTCATAATCTCACTATTGGCCATATTTCAATCCACAGGTGCGAGTGGAGAATTCTCTCTTAACGAAATCATAATATCTGTTGGAATAACCATAGGTTTTATTGCAGGAGTGCTAGTAGTAGGCTCCAAAATTATTCCCAAACTAATTGACATAGTTGCAAGAACCAACCAACACGACGTTCTAATAGTTGCAGCTGTAGGACTGGCTTTTACATTGGCCTTTGTATCATTTCAACTGGGAATATCTGTTGCTGCAGGTGCATTTTTTGCAGGTGTTCTTGTTGCAGAGTCTAGATCTCATGCTGTAACAAGTGTTTTGGCTAATCCAGTAAAAGACATTTTTGCAGCATTGTTCTTTGTATCGGTTGGTGCGCTCATGGACTTTTCACTGATTCCCCAGTTTATAGTCCCTGCATTGATATTGATAGGAGTTTCAATTGGTGCAAAATTCATGACTGTTTACCTTGCAGCCAGACTCCAAAAATTAAGTAACCTCACTTCGACAAGAGCTGCATTGGGATGTTCATCATCTGGTGGTGAAATAGCACTAGTAGTAGCAAAAGGAGGAATTGATGTCGGAGCGGCAAATCCTATTATTCTACCAATGATTGGTACGATGACAATTATAACAACATTCATTGCTCCTTATGTCATAAAGTATGGATGGAAATTTACTCAGAAGATTACCAAGGTACAAAACAAAGAAGACGAACGTAGCAGTCAAGTGCAACCTTCAAGTCCTGACGAAACTTCAAACAAACCTCCTTGA
- a CDS encoding NAD(P)H-dependent oxidoreductase, which produces MNDKIKILGFAGSLRKESFNKALLHNAVSLVPDNSTLEIFELAGIPPFNQDTEKNMPDKVREFKSKIRNADAILISTPEYNYSIPGVLKNAIDSASRPYGDNPFDGKPVAIMSASVGMLGGSRAQYHLRQIFVFLNMYPINRPEVMVNFAADKFDSNGNLMDENSKKLIGMLISNLVDWAILLKNKKVQS; this is translated from the coding sequence ATGAATGATAAAATAAAGATACTAGGATTCGCTGGAAGCCTAAGGAAAGAATCCTTCAATAAAGCACTTTTGCACAATGCCGTTAGTCTTGTCCCGGATAATTCAACCCTAGAAATTTTTGAACTTGCTGGCATTCCTCCATTCAATCAAGACACAGAGAAAAACATGCCCGATAAGGTGCGAGAATTCAAATCCAAAATACGTAATGCAGATGCAATTTTGATTAGTACTCCGGAATACAATTATTCCATACCCGGTGTGTTAAAAAATGCTATTGATTCTGCTTCAAGACCATATGGGGACAATCCTTTTGACGGTAAACCGGTCGCAATAATGAGTGCCTCTGTAGGGATGTTGGGAGGATCGAGGGCACAGTATCACCTGCGTCAAATCTTTGTCTTTCTGAATATGTATCCAATTAATAGACCCGAAGTTATGGTCAACTTTGCAGCAGATAAATTTGACTCCAATGGGAATCTAATGGATGAAAATTCGAAAAAACTGATAGGTATGTTAATTAGTAATCTTGTAGATTGGGCCATACTGCTGAAAAATAAAAAAGTCCAATCTTGA
- a CDS encoding multicopper oxidase domain-containing protein has protein sequence MKMYKLPKFEHILTAFTVGLIISSFLPSSIVSVLAQSNSKVKQEDHPKSHEIEIGVAELSSDRIAYKMNNYLIRDLINNNTVDITSKYEDKPTIPGPTIVVNEGDKVKITLVNEMGWGYPSVHTHGAHYKITSDGTLKDLNKVSDQAASPTNPYTYEWDAANGTAGSWPFHDHTIGRNALGKSMDGLETVGLFSSIIINPSSDRIPALVDGIPKNVSTSDIDKDFILFVNDDVIWGSEIDYTKGGKHSNLGVNPTLTTNKDSIVRFNIQSIGNDFHNFTIDGIKWLKPGTNKVINSHVIGPLANHVFTIKADRNGTYYDNSEINLLGGMKGNFSVISLNSTVGDNREQAKI, from the coding sequence ATGAAAATGTACAAGTTACCTAAATTTGAGCACATACTTACAGCATTTACTGTTGGTTTGATAATTTCAAGTTTCTTACCAAGTAGTATTGTAAGTGTGCTCGCTCAATCTAATTCAAAGGTAAAGCAAGAAGATCATCCCAAGTCACATGAGATTGAAATTGGGGTGGCTGAACTAAGCTCAGATCGAATTGCATACAAGATGAATAATTATTTAATCAGAGATCTAATAAATAATAACACCGTTGACATAACATCAAAATATGAGGACAAACCCACCATCCCTGGACCAACTATTGTTGTTAATGAGGGAGATAAAGTAAAAATTACTCTCGTAAATGAGATGGGGTGGGGATATCCTAGCGTCCATACCCATGGTGCCCATTACAAAATAACCAGTGATGGAACATTAAAAGATCTGAATAAGGTTTCTGATCAGGCTGCCTCACCTACGAATCCATATACTTATGAATGGGACGCTGCGAATGGTACTGCTGGTTCATGGCCATTTCATGATCACACCATAGGAAGAAATGCTTTAGGAAAAAGTATGGATGGACTTGAGACTGTAGGTCTTTTTTCAAGTATCATAATAAATCCGTCAAGTGACAGAATACCTGCATTAGTAGACGGTATTCCCAAAAATGTGAGCACAAGTGACATTGACAAAGACTTTATCTTGTTCGTCAATGATGATGTAATTTGGGGTTCTGAAATTGATTACACCAAGGGCGGAAAGCACTCAAATCTCGGTGTGAATCCAACTTTAACTACCAACAAAGACAGCATTGTTCGATTCAATATCCAATCTATAGGTAACGACTTTCATAATTTTACCATTGACGGTATTAAATGGTTAAAGCCTGGAACCAATAAGGTTATCAATTCGCATGTGATTGGACCGCTTGCAAATCACGTTTTTACTATTAAGGCAGATAGAAATGGTACATACTATGACAATTCAGAGATAAACTTACTTGGGGGCATGAAGGGGAATTTTTCAGTTATCAGCCTAAATAGCACAGTAGGTGATAACCGTGAACAAGCAAAAATCTAA
- a CDS encoding bile acid:sodium symporter family protein: MPKSRVDTDSKMSKLEKSDSILLIAIAVSTVMGIFVPSFGIIFEPYLLVLLGSLLFLNLIKMDPQQLGLQFKRPIPIILFTTIKLLAIPLFLFGVTNMIYPSLAIPVLLLSGISTGLGAPFVINLFEKSHQLPLVVGMIISSSIVVPFSLPSLVYFLIDTEKFHIPLIDMIILLAEALFLPLFAGWVVKDKIPKVAKKIEERSFFPSVLLIAFMNLGIYSKFSNYFISEYPFVIIMIIASFVLFFVYGFIGYIASYIIGEKKDKSSKAASFVIMSYINNTLVIVFASQFFGTEVGALAAFYNLAYYGLMVPLKKLFFG, from the coding sequence GTGCCAAAAAGCAGAGTCGATACTGATTCAAAGATGTCAAAATTAGAGAAAAGTGATTCAATTCTACTGATTGCAATTGCTGTTTCTACAGTAATGGGTATCTTTGTACCATCATTTGGAATAATATTCGAACCTTATCTTCTGGTTCTACTGGGATCCTTGTTATTCTTAAATTTAATAAAAATGGATCCGCAACAATTAGGATTACAGTTCAAAAGACCCATCCCCATCATTTTGTTTACCACGATCAAGCTTTTGGCAATCCCACTCTTTTTATTTGGAGTTACAAATATGATTTATCCGTCTCTTGCGATCCCAGTATTACTGCTATCAGGAATATCGACTGGACTAGGAGCACCGTTTGTGATTAACCTGTTTGAAAAAAGTCATCAATTGCCGTTAGTCGTGGGAATGATAATATCATCATCTATTGTCGTTCCGTTTTCTCTGCCGTCATTAGTATATTTTTTAATCGATACAGAAAAATTCCATATCCCTCTTATAGATATGATAATCCTATTAGCTGAAGCTCTTTTCTTGCCTTTATTTGCCGGGTGGGTAGTAAAGGATAAGATCCCAAAAGTAGCTAAGAAAATTGAGGAAAGATCCTTCTTTCCTTCTGTTCTTTTGATAGCATTCATGAATCTAGGAATATATTCAAAATTTTCCAATTATTTCATTTCTGAATACCCATTTGTAATAATAATGATTATTGCATCTTTTGTCTTGTTCTTCGTTTATGGGTTTATAGGATACATTGCATCATACATAATAGGAGAAAAAAAAGACAAATCATCTAAAGCTGCTTCATTTGTAATCATGAGTTATATAAATAACACCCTCGTTATTGTATTTGCATCCCAGTTTTTTGGAACGGAAGTAGGTGCCTTGGCAGCTTTTTATAATTTGGCATATTACGGTCTAATGGTACCCTTGAAAAAATTATTTTTTGGTTAA
- a CDS encoding universal stress protein — translation MLYKRILVPFDTSELSIKALEKAIELAMLNQSEVFILHVVSEIPLPIHYSKIESKNNEVIITPLVNKLHNEMKNEMAEILKDVKNKYAKHNISITTEIIIGDPADTIVNFTKQNNIDLIVMGSIGRKGLSGLFKKLGSVARKVAEEVSCALLIVR, via the coding sequence ATGCTCTATAAACGCATACTAGTACCATTTGATACTTCAGAGCTGTCAATTAAGGCTTTGGAAAAAGCTATAGAATTGGCAATGTTGAATCAATCGGAAGTTTTCATATTACATGTAGTTAGCGAAATACCGTTACCAATTCATTATTCAAAAATAGAGTCAAAAAACAATGAGGTAATTATAACTCCATTAGTAAATAAGCTCCATAATGAGATGAAGAATGAAATGGCTGAGATTCTCAAGGACGTGAAAAACAAATATGCTAAACACAATATTTCGATAACTACCGAAATTATAATAGGCGATCCGGCAGATACCATTGTTAATTTTACTAAACAAAATAACATTGATCTCATTGTTATGGGTAGTATTGGGCGTAAAGGACTTTCAGGACTATTTAAAAAATTAGGAAGTGTTGCACGGAAAGTTGCAGAAGAAGTATCTTGTGCTCTGTTAATAGTAAGATAG
- a CDS encoding thiamine pyrophosphate-dependent enzyme, translating into MNEYRNYKTAEIVAEALIDWNVNVVFGLPGDGINGFIEALRQRQDKIKFVLVRHEESAAFMACAYAKYTKKLGVCVATSGPGAIHLMNGLYDAKLDSTPVLAITGTTYSDLMGSSYQQDVNLLQLFSDVAVYNNIINSPEHAEMAVDIACRNALGRRGVSHLTIPIDVQEQKLKGKYSPHKVKGHTSDNFNHEIIPSSDLLKKAADILNEGNKIVILVGQGALDAGKDVTMVCERLNAPVVKALLGKAVISDYSQYNLGGIGMLGTSPASDAMNEADTILMIGTSFPYIEYLPKPGQARGIQIDIVPERIGLRYPVDIGLVGDAKLTLKALIPMLKVRQKKDNEFLESKQKEMKTWESRLKEQGSRTDKPIKPQVIATAVSNELDDDAIVSVDSGTNTIWAARYIYVHDKMKFSLSGTLATMGCGLPYAIAAQIAYPERQCVAFVGDGGFTMLMGEFATAVQYDLPIKVIIIKNNTLGMIRWEQMAFLGNPEYAVEFTPINFAKFAEACGGKGYTIRDPSDVGSMVHTAMDEKVPTIIEVYVDPFDPPMPPKVEPEFVKNIAESFARGQPYASRIGLTLYRNQIHETLRGLHHHNSLKNHDHKRSYGDSQS; encoded by the coding sequence ATGAATGAATATCGGAATTACAAAACAGCCGAAATTGTAGCTGAAGCCCTGATTGATTGGAATGTAAACGTTGTATTCGGTTTGCCTGGAGATGGCATTAACGGTTTTATTGAGGCACTTAGACAAAGGCAAGATAAAATCAAATTTGTTTTGGTAAGACATGAAGAATCGGCTGCGTTTATGGCTTGTGCCTACGCTAAATATACAAAGAAACTTGGTGTATGTGTTGCCACATCCGGACCTGGTGCGATACATCTCATGAATGGGCTGTACGATGCTAAACTTGATAGCACTCCTGTATTGGCTATTACGGGAACCACTTATTCAGATCTTATGGGCTCAAGTTATCAGCAAGATGTAAATCTATTGCAATTATTTTCTGATGTGGCTGTATATAATAATATAATAAACTCACCAGAACATGCAGAAATGGCTGTAGATATTGCCTGTAGAAACGCTTTGGGCCGTAGAGGCGTGAGTCATTTAACCATTCCAATAGATGTCCAGGAACAGAAATTAAAAGGAAAATATTCACCTCATAAGGTAAAAGGTCATACCTCGGACAACTTTAATCATGAAATTATTCCAAGCTCAGACCTGTTGAAAAAGGCTGCAGATATACTAAATGAAGGAAATAAAATCGTAATCTTGGTAGGTCAGGGCGCTTTAGATGCAGGTAAAGATGTTACTATGGTTTGTGAACGATTAAACGCCCCGGTAGTTAAAGCCCTATTAGGAAAAGCAGTGATCTCTGATTATAGTCAATACAACCTTGGTGGCATTGGAATGTTAGGAACAAGTCCTGCCAGCGATGCCATGAATGAAGCCGATACAATATTGATGATAGGAACTTCCTTTCCATATATCGAATATCTTCCAAAACCTGGACAGGCAAGAGGAATTCAGATTGATATTGTTCCTGAGAGAATAGGATTGCGTTACCCTGTGGATATTGGATTAGTTGGGGATGCCAAACTAACATTAAAGGCTTTAATTCCAATGTTAAAGGTAAGGCAGAAAAAAGACAATGAATTTTTGGAATCAAAACAAAAAGAAATGAAGACATGGGAAAGTCGTCTAAAAGAACAAGGCAGTCGTACTGACAAACCCATTAAACCTCAAGTTATCGCCACCGCTGTATCTAATGAATTAGATGATGATGCAATTGTCTCGGTAGATAGCGGAACAAACACCATTTGGGCCGCTCGTTATATTTATGTTCATGACAAAATGAAATTCTCCTTATCTGGTACATTGGCGACGATGGGGTGTGGATTACCTTACGCAATAGCCGCCCAAATCGCATATCCTGAACGACAATGCGTGGCTTTTGTTGGAGATGGAGGTTTCACAATGTTGATGGGCGAGTTTGCAACTGCAGTTCAGTACGATTTACCAATCAAGGTAATAATAATAAAAAATAATACGTTGGGTATGATAAGATGGGAACAAATGGCTTTCCTGGGAAATCCAGAGTACGCCGTAGAGTTTACACCAATAAACTTTGCAAAGTTCGCTGAAGCATGTGGTGGAAAAGGTTATACTATCAGGGATCCGAGCGATGTGGGATCGATGGTTCACACAGCAATGGATGAGAAAGTACCAACAATTATTGAAGTTTATGTAGATCCATTTGATCCTCCAATGCCCCCAAAAGTGGAACCCGAGTTTGTAAAAAATATAGCAGAATCGTTTGCAAGAGGACAGCCTTATGCATCCAGGATTGGTTTGACTCTATACAGAAATCAAATTCATGAAACATTAAGAGGTCTTCATCATCATAATTCATTGAAAAATCATGATCATAAACGTTCTTATGGTGATTCGCAGTCTTAA
- a CDS encoding alpha/beta fold hydrolase: MLSNNKTKKSYKFTTLITLVIAIMVGTVFFVYSAHGQQASTSNTDIVTDEENMNVSSPLPVLLIHGYMTDASVWKKWEDRLKKDNIPVFPITFKQSDDKCGSATDHAHELSVQIGDIKDKTGQKKVNIIGHSKGGLDARVYLANNTQDVANLIMIGTPNSGSPLAQNNEICTPAVYDLRPGSPSTVVEQNQFTNYYTISGDWKPGTGNCDLSTFYTTHEIGYNMLPKPNDGMVSLSSVESLDYAENLGNSNSCHSNLLGEYEYDLAKEILLRGY, from the coding sequence ATGTTATCAAACAACAAGACAAAAAAAAGCTATAAGTTTACGACGCTTATTACTCTCGTCATTGCGATAATGGTTGGTACAGTATTTTTTGTTTATTCAGCACATGGTCAACAAGCCAGTACATCAAATACTGATATTGTTACTGACGAAGAAAATATGAATGTATCATCCCCACTTCCTGTTCTACTAATACATGGTTATATGACAGATGCTTCGGTGTGGAAAAAGTGGGAAGACCGGCTAAAGAAAGACAACATTCCAGTCTTTCCAATTACATTCAAACAATCAGATGATAAATGCGGATCTGCCACAGATCATGCACATGAACTATCTGTTCAAATCGGAGACATAAAGGATAAAACAGGTCAGAAAAAGGTTAACATAATAGGGCATAGCAAAGGTGGCCTCGACGCTAGAGTATATCTAGCCAATAACACACAGGATGTAGCAAACCTAATAATGATTGGAACCCCAAATTCAGGTTCTCCGCTAGCACAAAATAACGAAATATGTACTCCAGCCGTGTACGACTTGAGGCCAGGATCCCCAAGTACAGTAGTAGAGCAGAACCAATTTACTAATTATTACACTATTTCTGGAGACTGGAAACCGGGAACAGGAAACTGTGATCTTTCAACGTTTTATACAACCCATGAGATAGGATATAATATGCTTCCAAAGCCTAATGATGGAATGGTCTCGTTATCAAGCGTTGAGTCACTAGATTATGCAGAAAACCTTGGAAACAGCAACAGTTGCCATTCCAACTTATTGGGCGAGTATGAATATGATTTAGCCAAGGAAATACTTTTGAGAGGTTACTGA
- a CDS encoding universal stress protein, translated as MPYDGSHFSENALEYAVYLAKAIFLGDPKKRIIKIVMLHVVQEIPIAKTLLDKMKIGRKIKKSSLDEHADGVYQETTNLMQKDMDEKKERYKHIDGIKLESLILYGDPANQIVDYSNNNRVDLIVMGSNGLQGLAKFKGLGSVSRKVSEAVSHPMTIIR; from the coding sequence GTGCCTTATGATGGTTCCCATTTTTCTGAAAATGCTTTGGAGTATGCAGTTTATTTGGCCAAAGCGATATTTTTGGGCGATCCAAAAAAACGAATTATCAAGATAGTAATGTTACATGTGGTGCAAGAAATACCCATTGCTAAAACTCTTTTAGATAAAATGAAAATTGGTCGTAAAATTAAGAAATCATCTTTAGATGAACATGCTGATGGTGTATATCAAGAAACAACAAATCTAATGCAAAAAGATATGGACGAAAAAAAAGAGAGGTATAAACACATCGACGGAATCAAATTAGAATCGCTAATTCTTTATGGCGATCCCGCTAATCAAATCGTAGACTATTCTAATAATAACAGGGTTGATCTAATAGTTATGGGAAGTAATGGGCTGCAGGGCCTGGCTAAATTCAAAGGACTAGGCAGTGTATCAAGAAAAGTTTCGGAAGCAGTTTCACATCCTATGACAATAATAAGATAA